One window of Mangrovibacterium diazotrophicum genomic DNA carries:
- a CDS encoding GH92 family glycosyl hydrolase, giving the protein MIRFNFSKLRIFAAALITLLALYSCSSTKSNEEQDVVDLVVPTVDSANSRWFFFSSACRPFGMVNLSPDTQVGGAWGSGYRYNTDTVKGFSHIHAWQLAGVSVMPVVLTETEGRDIFDDYGSKFSHEQETVFPGYHSLELERYNIKAELTSSKRVGFHRYTFGEKERAALLFNLNGMLGPSVMKDGELKQVDAYTLEGKTVNSPTMRRPKDCSVFFHIELSKPIRTIVLDDETKNYLVNLDLSGGQDLLMKVAISYTSVGNAAENLKAEIPEWNFDQIVKESRSEWNGLLSRIEVQGGTVEQQKRFYTDLWHSLQGRRTISDVNGAYPDNTGKEFRIGQIPLDGNGRPLFNHYNSDAFWGAQWTINTLWGLVYPEMMSEFTQSLMQYYKDSGMVPRGPSGGNFTFVMTGASATPFIVSAIQKGIVKDSLDEIYQALKKDHMPGGIMEKAGYEHDTSLGGGLKYYIENGYVPYPIPEGEFGLHQEGASLTMEYAYQDWALAQLAHKLGYEGDCEYFMKRSKNYRNVYDSGSGWMRPKDVDGKWFVGFDPHQHEHGFNESNGAQSTWFVPHDLKGLAELMGGDEEASAKLNESFLLAEKQGFTIGTSHDVEHHPEYNRVPINYGNQPSIQTAFIFNYLGKPWLTQYWSRKVVETVYEGLSPERGYNGDEDQGLMGSLSVLMKLGLFSMDGGCLADPQLELGSPLFDKVVIHLNPAYYSGKTIEIETINNSPENCYIQSATFNGAELTDWRISQESLTGGGKIILEMGDEPNENWGIN; this is encoded by the coding sequence ATGATACGATTCAATTTTTCAAAACTTCGGATTTTCGCTGCTGCGTTAATCACTTTGCTGGCTCTATATTCGTGTTCGTCAACCAAGTCGAACGAAGAGCAGGATGTGGTTGATCTGGTTGTTCCAACCGTCGATAGCGCCAATTCCCGCTGGTTTTTCTTCAGTTCGGCCTGCCGTCCTTTTGGAATGGTGAACCTCAGTCCCGATACGCAGGTTGGCGGAGCATGGGGCAGCGGTTACCGGTACAACACCGATACAGTGAAGGGATTTAGCCACATTCACGCGTGGCAACTTGCGGGTGTGTCCGTCATGCCGGTTGTTTTAACCGAGACAGAGGGGCGCGATATTTTTGACGACTACGGATCGAAGTTCAGTCACGAGCAGGAAACCGTATTTCCGGGCTACCATTCGCTTGAATTGGAGCGCTACAATATTAAAGCCGAGTTAACATCGTCGAAACGGGTTGGATTTCACCGCTACACGTTCGGGGAAAAAGAAAGAGCAGCACTGCTGTTCAATCTGAATGGCATGTTGGGGCCAAGTGTGATGAAAGATGGTGAATTGAAACAGGTCGACGCATACACATTGGAAGGGAAAACGGTTAATTCGCCTACAATGCGCCGGCCCAAAGATTGCTCTGTTTTCTTTCATATTGAATTAAGTAAGCCCATTCGAACAATTGTTTTGGATGATGAAACGAAAAACTACCTGGTTAATCTCGATCTTTCGGGCGGGCAGGATTTACTGATGAAAGTTGCCATTTCATACACCTCGGTTGGAAATGCAGCAGAAAACCTGAAAGCAGAAATCCCGGAGTGGAACTTTGACCAGATCGTAAAGGAATCACGAAGCGAATGGAATGGCCTGCTTTCACGCATCGAAGTGCAGGGTGGAACCGTAGAACAACAGAAACGATTTTATACAGACCTGTGGCATTCGCTGCAGGGACGAAGAACCATCAGCGATGTAAACGGAGCCTATCCGGATAATACAGGTAAGGAGTTCCGGATTGGACAAATCCCATTGGATGGTAATGGTAGGCCGTTGTTTAATCACTACAATTCGGATGCATTTTGGGGAGCCCAATGGACGATTAATACTTTGTGGGGCCTGGTTTATCCGGAAATGATGAGCGAGTTCACACAATCACTGATGCAGTATTACAAAGACAGCGGGATGGTTCCGAGAGGGCCATCGGGTGGAAATTTCACTTTCGTAATGACAGGTGCTTCGGCGACACCGTTTATTGTCAGCGCAATTCAGAAAGGAATTGTGAAAGACAGCCTTGACGAAATTTATCAGGCATTGAAGAAAGATCACATGCCTGGCGGAATTATGGAGAAGGCCGGCTACGAACACGACACAAGCCTCGGAGGCGGATTGAAATATTACATTGAAAATGGTTACGTTCCGTATCCGATCCCGGAAGGAGAATTTGGCTTGCATCAGGAGGGGGCCAGTTTGACAATGGAGTACGCTTACCAGGATTGGGCTTTGGCGCAGCTTGCGCACAAGCTCGGTTACGAAGGCGATTGCGAATATTTCATGAAGCGGAGTAAGAATTATCGCAACGTTTATGATAGCGGCAGTGGCTGGATGCGTCCGAAAGATGTCGATGGGAAATGGTTTGTCGGATTTGACCCGCACCAACACGAACATGGCTTCAATGAGTCAAATGGCGCGCAATCGACCTGGTTTGTACCCCATGATTTAAAAGGTCTGGCGGAGCTAATGGGAGGAGACGAAGAAGCGTCTGCAAAGTTGAACGAATCTTTCCTGCTGGCTGAAAAACAGGGTTTCACCATCGGTACATCGCACGATGTGGAGCACCACCCTGAATACAACCGCGTACCAATCAACTACGGAAACCAGCCTTCCATACAAACGGCGTTCATCTTCAATTACCTGGGCAAGCCTTGGCTAACGCAGTATTGGTCGCGCAAAGTGGTTGAAACAGTTTACGAAGGACTGAGTCCGGAGCGTGGGTACAATGGCGATGAAGATCAAGGGCTCATGGGGTCGTTGTCTGTGTTAATGAAGCTCGGTTTGTTCTCGATGGATGGCGGTTGTCTGGCAGACCCTCAACTGGAGTTGGGTAGCCCGTTGTTTGATAAGGTTGTCATTCATTTGAACCCGGCGTACTATTCCGGAAAAACGATTGAAATTGAAACGATCAACAACAGTCCCGAAAACTGTTACATCCAGTCAGCCACTTTCAATGGAGCTGAACTAACCGATTGGCGGATCTCGCAGGAAAGCCTGACAGGAGGAGGAAAAATAATATTGGAGATGGGAGACGAGCCGAACGAAAATTGGGGAATAAACTGA
- a CDS encoding RagB/SusD family nutrient uptake outer membrane protein, with protein sequence MKNISKIIWVLTLCISGSLITSCSDFLNPDPESLYTTQTFYTSQTDFELAISAVYAEQQDVYDGQTGMLHFLTARSDDANAVNTNTYSDGADIFIDTSTGSCIANVWESMFVIVIRCNSILIRIDDVDFDDESTKNYIKGEAYAMRAWAYDNLAKFFGGVPLIVDAEYTTAETYAIARSTQDETFAQAVSDYKAAISLLPESWDSDDIGRITEYAADAALGRLYMFMNEPANAKPYLEAVINSGIYSLAENYEDCFTDAYDNDVTKDRVWEVQYIGGLTGEGQTFSESCMPEGYTGSEGYALRGSSAAMQVSTNMVSAFEDGDYRETIATSDEITGTGAEGYTWCTKYSRHSYEPQSSTDWANNLPIIRYSDVLLMCAEAINATEGPTSEAIGYVNEVRNRAELADLLSTQTGDAASLLTAIKQERRVEFMFEALRWFDLVRWGDFVTVMSDFLDEADEGNGRYSSNVQSFRSVFAIPQAEMDRYDNTSVMWQNTGY encoded by the coding sequence ATGAAAAATATATCGAAAATAATATGGGTCCTCACCCTTTGTATTTCGGGTTCGTTGATCACAAGTTGCAGCGATTTTTTAAATCCGGATCCGGAGTCCTTGTACACAACTCAAACTTTCTATACATCTCAAACCGATTTTGAATTGGCAATTTCAGCAGTTTACGCAGAACAACAGGATGTTTACGATGGGCAAACAGGGATGCTGCATTTCCTGACTGCACGGAGTGACGATGCAAATGCTGTTAATACAAATACCTACTCAGACGGAGCTGATATTTTCATTGATACATCTACGGGGTCATGTATCGCCAATGTTTGGGAGAGCATGTTTGTGATTGTTATCCGTTGTAACAGTATTCTGATTCGTATTGATGATGTGGATTTTGACGATGAATCAACCAAGAATTATATCAAAGGTGAAGCTTATGCCATGCGTGCCTGGGCTTACGACAATTTAGCTAAATTCTTTGGTGGTGTGCCATTGATCGTTGATGCTGAATACACAACCGCAGAAACTTATGCCATTGCACGTTCAACACAAGATGAAACATTTGCGCAAGCAGTGAGCGACTATAAAGCAGCGATCAGCTTGTTGCCCGAAAGCTGGGATAGCGATGATATAGGCCGGATTACCGAATATGCGGCCGACGCTGCTCTCGGACGCTTGTACATGTTCATGAACGAACCAGCTAATGCCAAACCGTATTTGGAAGCTGTTATTAATTCAGGAATTTACTCGTTAGCCGAAAACTACGAGGACTGTTTCACGGATGCTTATGATAATGATGTTACAAAGGACCGCGTTTGGGAGGTTCAGTACATTGGTGGCTTAACAGGCGAAGGTCAAACCTTTAGTGAATCCTGTATGCCGGAAGGCTATACCGGAAGTGAAGGCTACGCGTTGCGTGGGTCAAGTGCTGCTATGCAGGTTTCAACGAATATGGTGAGTGCATTTGAAGATGGCGACTACCGTGAGACCATTGCTACGTCGGATGAAATTACCGGTACCGGTGCCGAAGGTTACACCTGGTGTACAAAATACAGCCGTCATTCCTACGAGCCACAATCCAGTACCGACTGGGCTAATAACTTGCCCATCATTCGCTACTCGGATGTTCTGCTAATGTGTGCTGAGGCGATTAATGCAACCGAAGGTCCTACATCAGAGGCGATCGGATATGTCAATGAAGTAAGAAATCGCGCTGAACTGGCCGATCTTTTATCAACACAAACAGGAGACGCAGCATCTTTGCTGACCGCTATCAAGCAAGAACGTCGGGTTGAATTTATGTTCGAGGCTTTGCGTTGGTTCGACTTGGTACGGTGGGGCGACTTTGTCACGGTAATGTCTGACTTCCTGGATGAAGCTGATGAGGGCAACGGCCGCTATTCATCGAATGTGCAGTCATTCCGTTCGGTGTTTGCTATCCCGCAAGCCGAAATGGACCGCTATGACAACACCAGTGTAATGTGGCAAAACACGGGTTACTAA